From the genome of Geminocystis herdmanii PCC 6308, one region includes:
- a CDS encoding NADH-quinone oxidoreductase subunit M, producing the protein MLNLLLIIPIIGAIIIGIIPNKKESNLSKNIAFTFSLITFIISLMIGLNFDYQITGLQSQLSLEWLPFIGLNYTVGIDGLSLPLIILNCLIVTLSFYNGEVDSKKLTKPKLYCILILLLTACVNGALIAQNLLLFFILYEIKLVPTYLLISIWGRDKSGYAGIKYLLYTAFSSIFVLTAFLGLNFLMEGNTFDIAQINTEVLPYGKQILLLLMVVIGFAIKIPIFPLHTWLPDAYTESSTPVSMLLGGIVSKLGTYGLIRFGLQLFPEVWGDVAPYLAILAVISAIYGSLVAISQTDIKKMIAYASLAHINFVVLATAAGTSLSITGAICQMFAHGLIVALLFNLVGIVEEKTGTRELSELHGLMNPYRGLPFVGGLMIVAVMASAGIPGMVGFIGEFLSFQGSFSVYPIYTLICLIATGLTSVYFVILLNRVFFGRMENQRGYLPKVANYERIPVVIFAILIIFFGLQPSFLTNLAVVIRSI; encoded by the coding sequence ATGCTTAATCTACTTTTAATTATACCGATCATTGGAGCAATCATTATTGGAATTATTCCTAATAAAAAAGAAAGTAATTTGAGTAAAAATATCGCTTTTACTTTTAGTTTAATTACCTTTATCATTAGCTTGATGATTGGCTTAAATTTTGATTATCAAATCACTGGTTTACAATCTCAATTATCTTTAGAATGGTTGCCTTTTATTGGGCTAAATTATACAGTAGGAATTGATGGTTTATCTTTACCTTTAATTATTCTTAATTGTCTCATTGTCACCCTTAGTTTTTATAATGGTGAAGTTGACAGTAAAAAACTTACGAAACCAAAACTATATTGCATTTTAATTCTACTTTTAACGGCTTGTGTTAATGGTGCTTTAATCGCTCAAAATTTACTTTTATTCTTCATCTTATATGAAATTAAACTTGTACCCACTTATTTATTAATTTCTATTTGGGGAAGAGATAAAAGTGGTTATGCAGGAATCAAATATTTACTTTATACTGCTTTTTCGAGTATTTTTGTTTTAACAGCTTTTCTTGGTTTAAATTTCTTGATGGAAGGTAATACTTTTGATATAGCCCAAATCAATACAGAAGTTTTACCCTATGGTAAACAAATTTTACTATTATTAATGGTCGTCATCGGATTTGCCATTAAAATCCCTATTTTTCCTTTACATACATGGTTGCCAGATGCTTACACCGAATCATCTACTCCCGTTTCCATGTTATTAGGAGGTATTGTGTCGAAACTTGGCACTTATGGCTTAATTCGTTTTGGTTTACAGCTATTTCCTGAAGTTTGGGGTGATGTAGCACCTTATTTAGCAATTTTAGCGGTAATCAGTGCTATTTACGGCTCATTAGTGGCTATTTCTCAGACTGATATTAAAAAGATGATAGCTTATGCTTCCCTTGCCCATATTAATTTTGTGGTGTTGGCAACGGCGGCGGGTACGAGTTTGAGCATAACTGGTGCAATTTGTCAAATGTTTGCTCATGGTTTAATTGTAGCTTTATTGTTTAATCTTGTGGGTATTGTTGAAGAAAAAACTGGCACAAGGGAGTTATCTGAGTTACATGGGTTAATGAATCCCTATCGTGGTTTACCCTTTGTTGGTGGTTTGATGATTGTGGCGGTGATGGCGAGTGCCGGAATACCCGGTATGGTAGGATTTATCGGTGAGTTTCTTTCTTTTCAAGGAAGTTTTAGCGTTTATCCCATTTATACTCTAATTTGCTTAATTGCAACGGGTTTAACTTCTGTTTACTTTGTTATTCTTCTTAATCGTGTCTTTTTTGGCAGAATGGAGAATCAAAGGGGATATTTACCCAAAGTAGCTAATTATGAGCGGATTCCTGTGGTTATCTTCGCTATTTTAATTATTTTCTTTGGTTTACAACCTTCTTTTTTAACTAATCTTGCTGTAGTAATTCGATCGATCTAA
- a CDS encoding NAD(P)H-quinone oxidoreductase subunit F, which yields MTFFSETILFIPCYTLIGGLFALLWSPGIIRNTGSRPAGYINIVMAFLAFLHSVIALYQIWEKPAQEFRFTWLEVAQLNISFDIQISSMSVGALALITGLNVLCQLYAVGYLEMDWGWARFYALMGFFEAGMCGLVLCNSLFFSYVYLEILTLGTYLLVGFWFAQPLVISGARDAFWTKRVGDILLLMGVIAIYPFAKTWNYNYLAFWAENSPMDDTISVLLCLALISGPIAKCAQIPLQLWLDEAMEGPLPASILRNSIVVLVGAYVLIQLQPVLEISPVVSEIVVIIGAVTAILASLISIAQVDIKRVLSYIVSAYMGLVFIAIGTNHEKTALLLMVVYAVAMALLYMSIGTVIISNITQDLTQMGGLWKRRPLAGISFLVGTFGLVGFPPLGGFWILPRLGDDLLSSQPWLFVVLLLVNAFTAFALLRTFSLIFLGESKPMTVRSPEVLWAMVLPMMILMGVTLHLPLVLAQFKLINLDLDLGIYYTFSTIIGVVLALIIYGKKQANQTITIIPESIRNFFAYDLYIQDIYKLTIVAIVNVTAKLAYWFDRTIVDGVVNLVGLSTIFGGQALKYSTSGQSQLYIFSILLGLIFVGIILGLTQ from the coding sequence ATGACTTTTTTTAGTGAAACTATATTGTTTATTCCCTGTTATACCTTGATTGGAGGGCTATTTGCCTTACTTTGGTCGCCCGGTATCATACGCAATACTGGATCGCGCCCCGCAGGGTATATTAATATTGTGATGGCATTTTTGGCTTTTCTTCATAGTGTCATTGCTTTGTATCAAATTTGGGAAAAACCTGCCCAAGAATTTCGTTTTACATGGTTAGAAGTTGCACAGCTTAATATCTCTTTTGATATACAAATTTCTTCCATGAGTGTGGGTGCGTTGGCTTTGATTACGGGCTTAAATGTTTTGTGTCAATTATATGCTGTCGGTTATCTGGAGATGGATTGGGGATGGGCAAGATTTTACGCACTGATGGGATTTTTTGAGGCGGGAATGTGCGGTTTAGTTTTGTGCAACTCCCTTTTCTTCAGCTATGTCTATTTAGAAATTCTCACTCTTGGTACTTATTTATTAGTGGGTTTCTGGTTTGCCCAACCTCTAGTTATCTCTGGTGCGAGGGATGCTTTTTGGACAAAACGAGTGGGAGATATTCTATTATTAATGGGGGTAATCGCTATTTATCCTTTTGCGAAAACATGGAATTATAATTATTTGGCTTTTTGGGCTGAAAATTCTCCTATGGATGATACTATCTCCGTTTTACTTTGTTTAGCTTTAATTTCTGGACCGATCGCCAAATGTGCGCAAATTCCTTTACAATTATGGTTAGATGAAGCTATGGAAGGTCCTTTACCTGCTTCTATTTTAAGAAATTCGATCGTTGTGTTAGTCGGTGCTTATGTTTTAATTCAACTGCAACCTGTGTTAGAAATCTCTCCCGTTGTTTCGGAGATTGTGGTAATTATTGGTGCGGTGACAGCTATCTTGGCTTCTTTGATTTCTATTGCCCAAGTGGACATAAAACGGGTACTATCCTATATTGTTAGTGCCTATATGGGATTAGTGTTTATTGCTATTGGCACAAATCATGAGAAAACAGCTTTACTTTTAATGGTTGTTTATGCCGTCGCTATGGCGTTACTTTATATGAGTATTGGCACGGTGATTATTAGTAATATTACTCAAGATTTAACTCAAATGGGGGGTTTATGGAAACGTCGCCCTCTTGCGGGTATATCTTTTTTAGTCGGCACTTTTGGATTAGTCGGTTTTCCTCCCCTCGGTGGTTTTTGGATTTTGCCTCGTCTTGGGGATGATTTACTTTCTTCGCAACCTTGGTTGTTTGTGGTGTTACTCTTGGTTAATGCTTTTACCGCTTTTGCTTTATTGCGCACTTTTTCCCTTATATTTCTTGGTGAATCTAAACCGATGACAGTTCGATCGCCCGAAGTGTTGTGGGCAATGGTGTTACCAATGATGATTTTAATGGGGGTAACGTTACATTTACCTTTAGTTTTAGCTCAATTTAAACTGATTAATTTAGATTTAGATTTAGGTATTTATTATACTTTTTCTACCATAATTGGTGTAGTTTTAGCTCTCATTATTTACGGTAAAAAACAAGCCAATCAAACCATAACAATTATTCCCGAATCTATCCGCAATTTCTTTGCTTATGATTTGTATATTCAAGACATTTATAAACTTACTATTGTCGCTATAGTTAATGTTACTGCTAAATTGGCTTATTGGTTCGATCGAACGATCGTCGATGGTGTAGTTAATTTAGTTGGTTTAAGTACTATTTTTGGCGGACAAGCTCTAAAGTATAGCACCTCTGGGCAATCTCAATTATATATATTTTCTATCCTTTTAGGATTAATATTTGTAGGGATTATTTTAGGGTTAACTCAATAA
- a CDS encoding serine/threonine-protein kinase — MESLIAGRYQIVNTLAQGGFGETFLARDTHMPSQRLIVIKRLKPINSQHRVSAEVIEDLFRKEAQVLEDLGQHCTEIPTLYAYFVDNDRFYLVQEYIEGKSLAELGIVDSKQCFNILSSLLKTLQYIHSKKIIHRDIKPENIIIRSRDNKPVLIDFGAVKETMGTVALGSGSMVSSVIVGTRGFMPPEQSTGRTIYSSDLFALGLTMIYNLTGKYPIEFPSNSLNGQLEWADYAPNLDPLLRTVLEKATKIDLSQRYITAEQMYQDLYLSNVNTVAVIPQRNKNIPIASSTTGMESPTVAVTRDQIYQPQPKLFTPPKPSYKPSQPIPQNSYTPQENYPPKPRNPSSRVSTTSQPQYPSRRVSQSSYEDSKIEQNKNSWLPLIISAIIAGITLAVGFVFVTYIRQTQAELANIEQEKLETEARLAQEQQKLQEEATKRLEAEKQRQRAESERIRAEELRKQAEEKARNNTETQPVVDNSPSNTESNPDSSVNEESNPELNPDTEIVNNNTQPINSNSAIETVGKLYSLVSQKQYDQAKTIFANPDNLKPEFFNQFSQITVENLQIVKEDETSVTLVGYNTYYYPDGTKQKEERNFTVTKVDDALKVTDSNFIRVIEGRK; from the coding sequence ATGGAATCTTTAATTGCTGGACGTTATCAAATAGTTAATACTTTAGCTCAAGGAGGCTTCGGCGAAACTTTTTTAGCTAGAGATACCCATATGCCTTCTCAACGGTTAATTGTCATTAAACGCCTCAAACCAATTAACTCCCAACATCGGGTATCCGCAGAAGTCATTGAAGATTTATTTCGCAAAGAAGCTCAAGTATTAGAAGATTTAGGGCAACATTGTACAGAAATTCCCACTTTATACGCTTATTTTGTCGATAACGATCGATTTTACCTTGTACAAGAATATATAGAAGGTAAAAGTTTAGCAGAATTAGGCATTGTGGACTCTAAGCAATGTTTTAATATATTGTCATCCTTACTGAAAACTCTGCAATATATTCATAGCAAAAAAATTATTCATCGAGATATTAAACCAGAAAATATCATTATTCGTAGTCGAGACAATAAACCCGTCTTAATCGATTTTGGTGCAGTAAAAGAAACTATGGGAACAGTTGCTTTAGGATCGGGTTCTATGGTAAGCTCCGTAATCGTAGGTACAAGGGGATTTATGCCTCCAGAGCAAAGCACAGGGCGCACTATCTACAGTAGCGACTTGTTTGCTTTAGGATTGACCATGATCTATAATTTAACAGGGAAATACCCCATTGAATTTCCTAGTAACTCTTTAAATGGTCAACTAGAATGGGCAGATTATGCACCTAATTTAGACCCATTATTGCGCACAGTACTAGAAAAAGCCACCAAAATTGATTTAAGTCAACGTTACATCACAGCAGAACAAATGTATCAAGACTTATATCTAAGTAATGTTAATACCGTAGCTGTGATACCTCAAAGAAATAAAAATATCCCCATTGCTTCCTCTACTACGGGTATGGAATCTCCCACTGTGGCGGTGACGAGAGATCAAATTTATCAACCACAACCGAAATTATTTACTCCTCCTAAACCGAGTTATAAACCCTCTCAGCCTATTCCTCAAAACAGCTATACTCCCCAAGAAAATTATCCTCCCAAGCCTCGTAATCCATCTTCAAGGGTATCTACAACTTCTCAACCTCAATATCCATCACGAAGGGTGTCTCAATCTAGTTATGAAGATAGTAAGATTGAGCAAAATAAAAATAGTTGGCTACCCTTAATTATCAGCGCCATCATTGCTGGAATAACCCTAGCTGTAGGATTTGTTTTTGTGACATATATTCGACAAACTCAAGCAGAATTAGCCAATATTGAACAAGAAAAGCTCGAAACTGAGGCTAGATTAGCACAAGAACAGCAAAAACTTCAAGAAGAGGCTACTAAACGTTTAGAGGCGGAAAAACAGCGCCAGAGGGCTGAATCCGAGAGAATTAGAGCGGAGGAGTTAAGAAAACAGGCGGAAGAAAAAGCCCGAAATAATACAGAAACTCAACCTGTGGTGGATAATTCTCCCTCTAATACCGAATCTAATCCTGATTCGTCAGTTAATGAAGAGTCTAACCCTGAGTTGAATCCTGATACAGAAATTGTTAATAATAACACTCAGCCTATTAATAGTAACAGTGCGATCGAAACCGTAGGAAAGTTATATAGTTTAGTATCTCAGAAACAATATGATCAAGCAAAAACTATTTTTGCGAATCCTGATAATTTAAAACCTGAATTTTTTAATCAATTTAGTCAAATCACTGTCGAAAATTTACAAATAGTTAAAGAAGATGAAACATCAGTTACTTTAGTTGGATACAATACTTATTATTATCCTGATGGCACAAAGCAAAAAGAAGAAAGAAATTTTACTGTCACAAAAGTAGATGATGCTTTGAAAGTAACCGATTCTAACTTTATTCGAGTCATTGAAGGGAGGAAATAG
- a CDS encoding PepSY domain-containing protein yields the protein MKKTILALCLLTGISITPSAFADDKPPRNAKPLSEIIRNVESRGYSPIVDVDFDDDDGWEIKAYQNNEKRKLKVNPVSGEIISDRKYSDRKDD from the coding sequence ATGAAAAAAACAATCCTTGCCTTATGCTTATTAACAGGAATTTCTATCACACCGTCGGCTTTTGCTGATGATAAACCTCCCCGCAATGCCAAACCCCTTTCGGAAATTATTAGAAATGTGGAAAGTAGAGGTTATTCTCCCATTGTCGATGTGGATTTTGACGATGATGATGGTTGGGAAATCAAAGCCTATCAGAATAATGAAAAACGAAAATTAAAAGTTAACCCCGTTTCTGGTGAAATTATTTCCGATCGAAAATATTCCGATCGAAAAGATGATTAA